The proteins below come from a single Scatophagus argus isolate fScaArg1 chromosome 15, fScaArg1.pri, whole genome shotgun sequence genomic window:
- the LOC124072148 gene encoding delta-like protein 4 codes for MAVWFTSILAIVMTIFTQVLGSGVFEIELHHFQNTKGLLANGRSCSMTGCRTYFRVCLKNFQAVVSPGDCIFGKATTPVLGTDSFSIPQDARLRLPLNFTWPGAFSLVIEAWYSPSADLPGDTTNPDFLISSFTIQRQLGIGHEWSQNVPSGTQTELRYSYRFICNDNYYGDTCSKKCTPRDDHFGHYTCKPDGQIACLPGWKGEYCQEPICLEGCNERNGNCTLPGECTCRKGWKGLFCDVCELHPSCKHGTCEEQWQCICKEGWGGIFCDQDLNYCTHNKPCANGATCLNTGQGSYTCTCLPGFTGVNCDLEVRECDSQPCRNGGHCLDSENGYRCVCPQGFEGTHCEHRMLTCADTPCFHGGKCRERDNGRSYVCECPAGYTGLNCEKKVDKCTSLQCTNGGHCVIHGNLRLCSCRSGFMGLRCEININECARNPCANGSTCIDRINDYTCTCPPGYTGRHCDKPTDRCASRPCLNGGTCTTGAKGQPTCICPEYYSGPQCQSIDVPSPNTPSPNIGWESNDKLSLAAISLGVGLVAVLVLFCMVVVVIRHVRKQRSEAQDSETMNNLSKGDFQKENLISTLELKNNNKKIDLEVDSPREKTNHKHINHYHLDYKTSTGYKDELFLLDKDENCEKTIEEKKHLTRMYRERPECRISTICSSRDSVYQSVFVIAEEKNECIIATEV; via the exons ATGGCCGTTTGGTTCACCTCTATCCTCGCAATAGTTATGACAATATTCACTCAG GTTCTGGGATCAGGTGTATTCGAGATAGAGCTCCATCACTTTCAGAACACTAAAGGTTTGCTGGCAAATGGGCGAAGCTGCAGCATGACTGGCTGCAGGACTTATTTCAGGGTTTGTTTGAAGAACTTCCAGGCGGTGGTGTCTCCTGGAGACTGTATATTTGGCAAAGCCACCACACCTGTTCTGGGCACCGACTCGTTCAGCATCCCGCAGGACGCCAGGCTGCGTCTACCGCTCAACTTCACCTGGCCG GGCGCTTTCTCCTTGGTTATCGAAGCCTGGTATTCTCCCTCGGCGGATCTACCTGGAG ACACCACCAACCCTGATTTCTTGATTAGCTCTTTTACCATCCAAAGACAGTTGGGAATAGGGCATGAGTGGTCCCAAAATGTGCCGAGCGGGACGCAGACGGAGCTAAGGTACTCATACCGGTTCATCTGCAATGACAATTACTACGGGGACACTTGTTCCAAAAAATGCACTCCGAGAGACGACCATTTTGGACACTACACCTGCAAGCCTGACGGGCAAATAGCCTGTCTACCGGGATGGAAGGGAGAATACTGCCAAGAAC caaTCTGTCTAGAGGGGTGTAATGAAAGGAATGGAAACTGCACATTACCTGGAGAGTGCAC ATGCAGAAAGGGCTGGAAGGGACTcttttgtgatgtgtgtgaactCCATCCATCCTGTAAACATGGTACCTGTGAAGAGCAGTGGCAGTGCATCTGCAAGGAAGGCTGGGGAGGCATCTTTTGTGACCAAG ATCTGAACTACTGCACCCACAACAAACCCTGCGCCAACGGGGCCACATGTTTGAACACAGGGCAGGGCAGCTACACCTGCACCTGTCTGCCAGGCTTCACCGGGGTTAACTGTGACTTGGAGGTCAGGGAGTGTGACAGCCAGCCCTGTCGCAATGGAGGCCACTGCCTG GACTCTGAGAATGGCTATAGGTGTGTGTGCCCACAGGGGTTTGAAGGGACCCACTGTGAACACAGGATGCTGACCTGCGCAGATACACCCTGCTTTCACGGAGGCAAgtgcagagagagggacaacGGGCGTAGTTACGTGTGCGAGTGTCCAGCAGGCTATACTGGACTCAACTGTGAGAAGAAAGTGGATAAATGTACCTCACTGCAGTGCACCAATG GTGGACACTGTGTGATCCACGGTAACCTCAGACTGTGCAGCTGTCGCTCCGGCTTCATGGGCCTGCGCTGTGAGATCAACATCAACGAGTGTGCCAGGAACCCCTGTGCAAATGGCTCCACCTGCATAGACCGCATCAACGACTACACCTGCACATGCCCCCCAGGGTACACAGGCCGCCACTGTGACAAGCCAACAGACCGCTGTGCCTCTCGTCCCTGTCTGAACGGCGGGACCTGCACCACTGGAGCAAAAGGCCAGCCTACCTGCATTTGCCCTGAATATTACAGTGGCCCCCAGTGCCAGTCCATTGATGTGCCTTCACCCAACACCCCCAGCCCCAACATAGGCTGGGAGTCCAATGACAAGTTGAGCTTGGCAGCCATCAGCTTGGGAGTAGGCCTGGTGGCTGTTCTGGTGCTTTTCTGCATGGTAGTGGTAGTAATACGTCATGTCAGGAAGCAGAGAAGCGAGGCGCAGGACTCAGAGACCATGAATAACCTCTCCAAGGGTGACTTTCAGAAGGAGAACCTCATCTCTACTTTAGAACTcaagaacaacaataaaaagatCGATTTGGAGGTGGACTCTCCCAGGGAAAAGActaatcacaaacacatcaacCACTACCACCTGGACTATAAAACCTCCACGGGGTACAAGGatgaactttttcttttggacaaagatgaaaactgtgaaaagacaatagaagaaaaaaagcatctaACTAGAATGTACAG AGAAAGGCCGGAGTGTAGAATATCAACAATATGTTCTTCCAGAGATTCAGTGTACCAGTCTGTCTTTGTAAtagcagaagagaaaaatgaatgcatcATTGCAACTGAG GTATAA